In a genomic window of Pieris brassicae chromosome 7, ilPieBrab1.1, whole genome shotgun sequence:
- the LOC123711670 gene encoding rab GDP dissociation inhibitor alpha: MDEEYDAIVLGTGLKECIISGMLSVSGKKVLHIDRNKYYGGESASITPLEDLFAKFNAPAPDETYGRGRDWNVDLIPKFLMANGLLVKLLIHTGVTRYLEFKSIEGSYVYKGGKISKVPVDQKEALASDLMGMFEKRRFRNFLIYVQDYQEDDPKTWKDFDPSTANMQSLYEKFGLDRNTQDFTGHALALYLDDNYLQQPASQTIRRIKLYSDSLARYGKSPYLYPMYGLGELPQGFARLSAIYGGTYMLDKPIDEIVLGEAGKVVGVRSGNEIAKCKQVYCDPSYVPDRVRKKGQVVRCICLLDHPINNTKDALSTQIIIPQKQVGRNSDIYVSVVSYTHQVAAKGWFVAMVSTTVETNDPESEIKPGIDLLGPIRQKFISVTDYYEPIDDGSQSQIFISESYDATTHFETTCLDVLKIYKRGTGEEFDFSKVKVELGEEDQ, encoded by the coding sequence ATGGATGAAGAATACGATGCGATTGTCTTGGGTACAGGCTTGAAAGAATGCATTATAAGTGGAATGCTTTCCGTGTCCGGAAAAAAAGTTCTTCACATTGATCGCAATAAGTATTACGGAGGAGAATCTGCGTCAATTACCCCATTAGAAGATTTATTTGCTAAGTTCAATGCCCCTGCACCGGATGAAACTTATGGACGCGGTCGTGACTGGAATGTGGACCTTATTCCAAAGTTTTTGATGGCAAATGGTTTGCTTGTCAAGCTTTTAATCCACACGGGCGTCACCCGGTATTTGGAATTCAAGTCTATCGAAGGAAGCTATGTGTACAAGGGAGGAAAAATTTCAAAGGTGCCCGTCGATCAGAAGGAAGCTTTGGCCTCCGATTTGATGGGTATGTTTGAGAAGAGGCGTTTCCGCAACTTCTTGATCTATGTTCAAGATTATCAGGAAGATGACCCTAAAACTTGGAAAGATTTTGATCCATCTACAGCGAATATGCAGTCCCTTTATGAAAAATTTGGGCTGGATAGAAACACACAGGATTTCACAGGTCATGCACTAGCACTGTATCTTGATGACAACTATTTGCAACAACCAGCCAGTCAAACAATACGAcgtataaaactttattctgATTCCTTGGCGCGTTACGGTAAGTCGCCTTATCTATATCCTATGTATGGTCTTGGTGAACTGCCTCAAGGGTTTGCACGTTTATCTGCTATATACGGAGGCACTTACATGCTAGATAAACCTATTGATGAGATTGTCCTTGGTGAAGCAGGTAAAGTTGTTGGTGTGCGTTCTGGCAATGAAATAGCAAAATGTAAACAAGTTTACTGTGACCCTAGCTACGTTCCTGACCGCGTACGTAAGAAGGGGCAAGTTGTAAGATGTATATGTTTGTTGGATCACCCAATAAACAATACTAAAGATGCTCTTTCTACTCAGATCATCATACCCCAAAAGCAAGTGGGAAGGAATTCTGACATTTACGTCTCTGTTGTGTCCTATACCCACCAAGTAGCAGCCAAGGGCTGGTTTGTTGCTATGGTCTCTACTACAGTTGAGACCAATGATCCTGAATCTGAAATAAAGCCTGGCATTGATCTGCTGGGCCCAATCAGGCAGAAATTTATTTCTGTGACAGACTACTATGAACCTATTGACGATGGAAGCCAGAgtcaaatctttatttctgAGTCTTATGATGCTACTACTCACTTCGAAACTACTTGTCTAGATGTGCTTAAAATTTACAAGAGAGGTACTGGTGAAGAGTTTGATTTCTCTAAAGTAAAGGTAGAGTTGGGTGAAGAAGATCAataa
- the LOC123711669 gene encoding beta-alanine-activating enzyme: protein MKRGYYDVFVRTCAIYPSNIAIRQYNNGYYSTYTYSELYGICEYISQNLQQLNCTKGIVGLISERNIIVPCVIAAAHKSCTTFMFLDPSQDLESIINEIKFNFIISIKTTENDSNTLLNRRPDKSIVVFNLTLHIFNFQLSSTNSQYGPEYSFIAMTSGSTGDPKHIQVPIQCIQPNVDDLTKLFDITQEDVIYFSTPLTFDPSMIEILLTCINGASLLIAPEKPDILFPGNTQNAITFWQTTPSKFFQFSNADIRNKIFSPQSTLKVLALGGEPLNGIIRLKELKHVQNKTKLFMLYGVTEMSCWASVAELDLNKIISDLEVPLGNCLSETDIIVERFKETSDTGKIVLMSKTRKCVVLNKCTGTEEQSSLKFVDTGDIGEIRNGTIYYRGRRDDIIKRFGHKVNLQHIEIVIMQCPRVKTCSCVWVPKPFLLVVYFSSESLTSQELSDFLKCKLDDKHWPDKIIRVDNLPTNSHGKISRQMLAQMFEKVQPLPQSVSSLKVLLLKELKVSLNKTFIYDEIKDKDFFSLGGTSFLAISMCNKLSLTCPEFGKFILPYLLTQKSTIDQVMQTALKELHMENKTKKRLKRTRSTSESHFSASHSIKKIMETSSSLNPVDFIVAWSFDTGKCVDASPTLFQHGYKLYVTVGSHSGKIVVVDAISGLMQGLIKVKSRVEASVYCCNEAPLTAPCGIVGAHDGTIVCFKLENCVEIWRINIGFMIKSKATFCKGQFYVAAYDGSIRCIDAMTGKIILTINVADQAISADLVLAKKEFILLGTLSGVCASTHIETKIIAWRGTLSSPVFAAPVLYDNDKYVIFAEVNGEIHCRTVEKGIKIWKYQGAKGNIFSSLFVKEIDKLRWQIIFGCHDNKVYCINIKNFQPNLNWKTQLSSPVYSTPCSLSDKLIIAASNNGILSVLEAETGIVIADYQLPNETFSTPAVYGDYIFIGCRNDNLYAIKYVLNL, encoded by the exons atgaaacgaGGCTACTATGATGTTTTTGTTAGAACTTGTGCAATTTATCCCTCAAATATCGCTATCCGGCAATACAATAATGGCTATTATAGCACCTACACTTACTCTGAGCTGTATGGTATATGTGAATATATATCACAAAACTTACAACAACTCAACTGTACCAAAGGAATAGTTGGCCTAATTTCAGAGAGAAATATTATCGTACCTTGTGTGATAGCAGC AGCCCATAAAAGTTGCACAACATTTATGTTCCTTGATCCATCGCAAGATCTAgaatcaattataaatgaaattaagtttaatttcataatttcaatCAAAACTACAGAAAATGATTCTAATACACTCCTTAACAGAAGACCTGACAAATCTATTGTAGTTTTTAACCTAACACTACACATATTCAATTTTCAGTTGAGTAGTACAAATTCACAATATGGCCCAGAATATTCATTTATAGCAATGACATCAGGAAGCACTGGAGATCCTAAACATATTCAAGTGCCAATACAGTGTATACAACCCAATGTAGATGatttaacaaaactatttgatATAACACAGGAAGATGTTATATACTTTTCAACTCCATTGACATTTGATCCATCAATGATAGAAATTCTTCTAACATGTATTAATGGTGCTTCACTTCTTATTGCTCCTGAAAAACCAGACATTCTCTTCCCTGGAAATACTCAAAATGCCATAACATTTTGGCAAACAACACCATCTAAGTTTTTTCAGTTTTCAAATGCAGACATCagaaataagattttttccCCTCAGTCAACCTTAAAGGTATTGGCATTAGGAGGTGAGCCTTTAAATGGAATTATACgattaaaagaattaaaacatgtacagaataaaacaaaattatttatgttgtaTGGTGTAACTGAAATGTCTTGTTGGGCCAGCGTTGCAGAATTAGATCTTAATAAAATCATCTCAGATTTAGAAGTACCCCTTGGTAACTGCTTATCAGAAACTGATATTATTGTAGAGCGCTTTAAAGAAACTTCTGATACtggaaaaattgttttaa tgAGTAAAACAAGGAAAtgtgttgttttaaataaatgtactgGTACTGAAGAGCAAAGTTCCTTGAAGTTTGTTGATACTGGAGATATTGGTGAAATTAGAAATGGTACTATTTACTATAGAGGGCGTAGagatgatattataaaaagatttgGCCATAAAGTAAACTTACAACATATTGAAATTGTCATAATGCAATGTCCCAGAGTGAAAACATGTTCATGTGTTTGGGTACCAAAACCATTTCTTcttgttgtatatttttcatcTGAATCACTAACTAGCCAAGAGTTATCAGATTTCTTAAAATGCAAACTAGATGATAAACATTGGCCTGATAAGATTATTCGAGTAGACAATCTGCCAACAAACTCACATGGTAAAATATCAAGACAAATGTTAGCTCAAATGTTTGAAAAAGTCCAGCCACTACCACAATCAGTCAGTTCTTTAAAAGTACTCCTCTTGAAAGAATTAAAAGTTAGtttgaataaaacttttatatatgatgaaataaaagataaagaCTTTTTCTCACTTGGTGGAACTTCATTCTTAGCAATTTCTATGTGCAATAAACTTTCTTTGACATGTCCAGAATTTGGAAAGTTTATTTTGCCTTATTTACTCACTCAAAAGAGCACAATAGACCAAGTTATGCAAACAGCTTTAAAGGAATTACACatggaaaataaaactaaaaaacgcttaaaaag GACTCGTTCAACATCAGAAAGCCACTTTTCTGCATCTCATTCCATCAAGAAGATAATGGAAACCTCGTCCAGTTTAAACCCAGTAGATTTTATTGTTGCCTGGTCATTTGATACAGGCAAATGTGTAGATGCTTCGCCCACTCTGTTTCAACATGGATA CAAATTATATGTGACAGTAGGCAGTCACTCAGGAAAAATTGTTGTTGTTGATGCAATCAGTGGCTTAATGCAAGGACTGATTAAAGTGAAATCTCGAGTGGAAGCCTCTGTATATTGTTGTAATGAAGCACCTCTTACTGCTCCTTGTGGCATTGTTGGAGCTCACGATGGaacaattgtttgttttaaattggAGAATTGTGTCGAAATCTGGAGAATAAATATTGGATTTATGATCAAAAGCAAAGCAACATTCTGCAAAGGACAATTCTATGTTGCAGCTTACGATGGAAGTATAAGATGCATTGATGCTATG ACTGGgaaaataatactaacaatCAACGTGGCTGATCAAGCAATATCAGCTGATTTAGTTCTGgctaaaaaagaatttatactGCTTGGCACACTGTCAGGGGTATGTGCAAGCACGCATATAGAAACAAAGATAATAGCATGGCGTGGAACACTGAGCAGCCCTGTATTTGCTGCTCCTGTACTTTATGACAATGACAAATACGTCATCTTTGCTGAAGTCAATGGAGAAATACACTGTCGGACTGTTGAAAAAGGAATTAAG aTTTGGAAATACCAAGGTGCaaaaggaaatatattttcatctctttttgttaaagaaatagataaactgaGATGGCAAATAATTTTTGGATGTCATGACAACAAAGTTTACtgtatcaatataaaaaatttccaGCCAAATTTGAACTGGAAAACTCAACTATCTTCACCAGTTTATTCAACACCATGCAGTTTaagtgataaattaattatagctGCTTCAAATAATGGTATACTAAGTGTTTTAGAAGCGGAAACAGGAATTGTTATTGCTGACTATCAATTGCCaaatgaaacattttctacACCTGCAGTGTATggtgattacatttttataggcTGCAGAAATGATAATTTGTATGccattaaatatgttttaaatttgtaa